A genomic stretch from Peromyscus eremicus chromosome 6, PerEre_H2_v1, whole genome shotgun sequence includes:
- the Psma5 gene encoding proteasome subunit alpha type-5, with the protein MFLTRSEYDRGVNTFSPEGRLFQVEYAIEAIKLGSTAIGIQTSEGVCLAVEKRITSPLMEPSSIEKIVEIDAHIGCAMSGLIADAKTLIDKARVETQNHWFTYNETMTVESVTQAVSNLALQFGEEDADPGAMSRPFGVALLFGGVDEKGPQLFHMDPSGTFVQCDARAIGSASEGAQSSLQEVYHKSMTLKEAIKSSLIILKQVMEEKLNATNIELATVQPGQNFHMFTKEELEEVIKDI; encoded by the exons ATGTTCCTCACTCGGTCCGAGTACGACAG GGGTGTGAATACTTTTTCTCCTGAAGGAAGATTATTTCAAGTGGAATATGCCATTGAGGCTATCAAG cttggTTCTACGGCCATTGGCATCCAGACATCAGAGGGTGTGTGTCTAGCTGTGGAGAAGAGAATCACCTCCCCACTAATGGAGCCCAGCAGCATTGAGAAAATTGTAGAGATTGATGCACACATAG GTTGTGCCATGAGTGGGCTAATTGCTGATGCTAAAACTTTAATTGATAAAGCCAGAGTGGAGACACAG AACCATTGGTTCACCTATAATGAGACAATGACGGTGGAGAGTGTGACCCAGGCTGTGTCCAATCTGGCTTTGCAGTTTGGAGAAGAAGATGCAGATCCAGGCGCCATG TCTCGTCCCTTTGGAGTAGCATTATTGTTTGGAGGAGTTGATGAGAAAGGACCCCAGCT GTTCCATATGGACCCATCTGGGACCTTTGTACAGTGTGATGCTCGAGCAATTGGCTCTGCTTCAGAGGGTGCCCAGAGCTCCTTGCAAGAAGTTTACCACAAG TCTATGACACTGAAAGAAGCCATCAAGTCTTCACTCATCATTCTCAAACAAGTCATGGAGGAGAAGCTGAATGCCACTAACATAGAG CTCGCCACGGTGCAGCCCGGTCAGAATTTCCACATGTTCACAAAGGAGGAACTGGAGGAGGTGATCAAGGACATTTAA